Proteins encoded together in one Variovorax paradoxus EPS window:
- a CDS encoding 2-dehydro-3-deoxy-6-phosphogalactonate aldolase, translated as MTTPTPLEKFNAAVRDLPLVAILRGLTPAEAEDVGDAIVEPGFRLLEVPLNSPQPLDSIASMRKRFPQALVGAGTVLDAQQVRDVHAAGGELIVSPNFNAAVIAEAVKLGLVCLPGVMTPTEAFGALAAGATGLKLFPAELASPAVVKALLAVLPAGTPVMPVGGITPLNMGEWRAAGAAGFGIGSALYKPGKQASAVRDDAKKFISAWTGTTQS; from the coding sequence ATGACCACCCCCACCCCCCTCGAAAAATTCAACGCCGCGGTGCGCGACCTGCCGCTCGTAGCCATCCTTCGCGGCCTCACGCCGGCCGAGGCCGAGGATGTCGGCGACGCCATCGTGGAGCCCGGCTTCCGGCTGCTCGAAGTGCCGCTCAATTCGCCGCAGCCTCTGGACAGCATCGCCTCGATGCGCAAGCGCTTTCCACAGGCGCTGGTCGGCGCGGGCACGGTGCTTGATGCGCAGCAGGTGCGCGATGTGCACGCGGCCGGCGGCGAGCTGATCGTGTCGCCCAACTTCAACGCCGCGGTCATTGCCGAAGCCGTGAAGCTCGGCTTGGTGTGCCTGCCCGGCGTGATGACGCCGACCGAGGCCTTCGGCGCGCTCGCCGCCGGCGCCACGGGGCTCAAGCTCTTCCCCGCCGAGCTGGCTTCGCCCGCAGTGGTGAAGGCGCTGCTCGCGGTGCTCCCGGCCGGCACGCCGGTGATGCCCGTGGGCGGCATCACGCCGCTGAACATGGGCGAGTGGCGCGCGGCGGGCGCCGCCGGCTTCGGCATCGGCTCCGCGCTCTACAAGCCTGGCAAGCAGGCTTCGGCCGTGCGCGACGATGCGAAGAAATTCATCTCGGCCTGGACGGGCACCACGCAATCCTGA
- a CDS encoding MATE family efflux transporter, whose protein sequence is MTTSANTELDPRTRLLLEAPIVPTLLRLAAPNVLVMVAQASVGLIETYFVGKLGTDALAGMALVFPIVMLMQMTSSGAVGGGIAASIARALGARRRDDANALVWHAVVIALGFGLCFTLALLFGGRWLYGIMGGAGASLDAALTYSNWVFAGAVLVWLFNSLAAIIRGTGNMSVPANVTVVGVVFLIPASPLLIFGWGPIPGMGIAGGAMALLLYYLLGSIALIVYLRSPRSLLKPTLSALKLRWALFRDILRIGLVGAVSTVATNLSIGIATALTGHFGPGALAGYGTASRLEYLLVPLVFGLGAPLVAMVGTCMGAGQRERALRATWAGAALAFALTETIGLAAALFPRPWLLLFGNDPAMLETGAHYLRVVGPLYGFFGVGLVLYFASQGAGRLMWPVLGNIARLAVAGTGGWLALRWGGGLTGVFAAQGVALVVYGIVIASAIAGGAWFGRVGWPRTPTGLLRRVAQA, encoded by the coding sequence ATGACCACCTCCGCCAACACCGAGCTCGACCCGCGCACGCGCCTCTTGCTCGAAGCGCCCATCGTGCCCACGCTGCTGCGCCTGGCAGCCCCCAACGTGCTCGTGATGGTGGCGCAAGCTTCCGTCGGGCTCATCGAGACCTACTTCGTCGGCAAGCTCGGCACCGACGCGCTCGCCGGCATGGCGCTCGTGTTCCCGATCGTGATGCTGATGCAGATGACCTCCAGCGGCGCGGTCGGCGGCGGCATCGCTGCCTCGATTGCACGCGCGCTCGGCGCCCGCCGCCGCGACGACGCCAATGCGCTCGTGTGGCATGCGGTGGTCATCGCGCTGGGCTTCGGCCTGTGCTTCACGCTCGCGCTGCTGTTCGGCGGGCGCTGGCTCTACGGGATCATGGGCGGCGCGGGCGCTTCGCTCGATGCGGCGCTGACGTATTCGAACTGGGTGTTCGCGGGCGCGGTGCTCGTGTGGCTCTTCAACTCGCTCGCCGCAATCATTCGCGGCACCGGCAACATGTCGGTGCCGGCCAACGTGACGGTGGTGGGCGTGGTGTTCCTCATTCCGGCGTCGCCGCTCCTCATCTTCGGCTGGGGTCCGATTCCGGGCATGGGCATCGCGGGCGGCGCGATGGCGCTGCTGCTGTACTACCTGCTGGGCTCCATCGCACTCATCGTCTACCTGCGTTCGCCGCGCAGCCTGCTCAAGCCGACGCTTTCGGCGCTGAAGCTGCGGTGGGCGCTGTTCCGCGACATCCTGCGCATCGGGCTTGTGGGAGCGGTGTCGACGGTGGCGACCAATCTGTCGATCGGCATTGCGACCGCGCTCACGGGGCACTTCGGCCCGGGTGCGCTGGCCGGCTACGGCACGGCGTCGCGGCTCGAATACCTGCTGGTGCCGCTGGTGTTCGGCCTGGGCGCGCCGCTGGTCGCGATGGTCGGCACCTGCATGGGCGCGGGGCAGCGCGAACGCGCGCTGCGCGCCACCTGGGCCGGCGCGGCGCTGGCCTTTGCGCTGACCGAGACCATCGGCCTCGCGGCCGCGCTGTTCCCGCGTCCCTGGCTGCTGCTGTTCGGCAACGACCCGGCGATGCTGGAGACCGGCGCGCACTACCTGCGCGTGGTGGGGCCGCTCTATGGCTTCTTCGGTGTGGGGCTCGTCCTGTACTTCGCCTCGCAGGGCGCGGGCCGGCTGATGTGGCCGGTGCTCGGCAACATCGCACGGCTCGCCGTGGCGGGCACGGGCGGCTGGCTTGCGCTGCGTTGGGGCGGCGGGCTCACCGGCGTGTTCGCTGCGCAAGGTGTGGCGCTGGTGGTGTACGGCATCGTGATCGCGTCGGCGATCGCAGGCGGCGCTTGGTTCGGGCGCGTGGGCTGGCCACGCACGCCGACGGGTTTGCTGCGGCGGGTTGCGCAGGCCTGA
- a CDS encoding MFS transporter, giving the protein MFATQVSAWLQRRGIHYGWIVAAITFLTMLTMSAALGLPGAMLQPLGKEFGWSTEQISSALALRFALFGLMGPFAAVLMERYGLRAVICTGLALVGLGMALVTMASQLWQLFVLWSLMLGLGTGMTALVLGAVVANRWFVARRGLVIGMLTASSATGQLAFLPFAAWMIEHWGWRSAIVPIVIGSVLIAVLALCLVRNRPSDVGLLPYGEKPGTQPATPAAPAVMMNFATPFRVLKEVATNRTFLILAGTFFICGLSTNGLVQTHFISLCGDNGMGAVPAASVLAMMGAFDFVGTILSGWLSDRYDNRKLLFWYYGLRGLSLFWLPHSEFTIYGLGLFAMFYGLDWIATVPPTVKLAGATFGPAKVGLVFGWIFAAHQLGAATAAYGAGFARTLLLTYTPALYAAGAACLVAAVIVMMIRRPAAKAGTPVTPAAASARA; this is encoded by the coding sequence ATGTTCGCCACCCAAGTTTCCGCATGGCTGCAGCGCCGCGGCATCCACTACGGCTGGATCGTCGCCGCCATCACCTTCCTGACCATGCTGACGATGTCGGCCGCGCTCGGCCTGCCGGGCGCGATGCTGCAGCCGCTGGGCAAGGAGTTCGGCTGGAGCACCGAGCAGATCTCCTCGGCGCTCGCGCTGCGCTTTGCGCTCTTCGGCCTCATGGGGCCGTTCGCCGCGGTGCTGATGGAGCGCTACGGCCTGCGCGCCGTGATCTGCACCGGCCTTGCGCTGGTCGGCCTGGGCATGGCGCTGGTCACGATGGCTTCGCAGCTCTGGCAGCTCTTCGTGCTGTGGAGCCTGATGCTGGGCCTGGGCACCGGCATGACCGCGCTGGTGCTCGGCGCGGTGGTGGCCAATCGCTGGTTCGTGGCGCGTCGCGGGCTGGTCATCGGCATGCTCACGGCCAGCTCGGCGACGGGACAGCTGGCCTTTTTGCCGTTCGCGGCCTGGATGATCGAGCACTGGGGCTGGCGCTCGGCCATCGTGCCGATCGTGATCGGCAGCGTGCTGATCGCCGTGCTCGCGCTGTGCCTGGTGCGCAACCGGCCGTCCGATGTCGGCCTGCTGCCCTACGGCGAAAAGCCCGGCACGCAGCCCGCAACACCGGCCGCGCCCGCGGTGATGATGAACTTCGCCACGCCGTTCCGCGTGCTGAAGGAGGTGGCGACCAACCGCACCTTCCTCATCCTGGCCGGCACCTTCTTCATCTGCGGCCTCAGCACCAACGGCCTCGTGCAGACGCACTTCATCTCGCTGTGCGGCGACAACGGCATGGGCGCCGTGCCCGCGGCCTCGGTGCTCGCGATGATGGGCGCGTTCGACTTCGTGGGCACCATCCTCTCGGGCTGGCTCTCTGATCGCTACGACAACCGCAAGCTGCTCTTCTGGTACTACGGCCTGCGCGGCTTGTCGCTCTTCTGGCTGCCGCATTCGGAATTCACGATCTACGGCCTCGGCCTCTTCGCAATGTTCTACGGCCTCGACTGGATCGCCACCGTGCCGCCGACCGTCAAGCTCGCGGGCGCGACCTTCGGCCCGGCCAAGGTGGGCCTCGTGTTCGGCTGGATCTTTGCGGCGCACCAGCTGGGCGCCGCCACCGCCGCGTACGGCGCGGGCTTTGCACGCACGCTGCTCCTGACCTACACGCCGGCGCTGTACGCAGCCGGTGCGGCATGCCTCGTTGCGGCGGTGATCGTGATGATGATCCGCCGTCCGGCCGCGAAGGCCGGCACGCCGGTGACGCCCGCCGCGGCAAGCGCACGCGCCTGA
- a CDS encoding MarR family winged helix-turn-helix transcriptional regulator gives MDIQTKPRGCTSFKVRQLMRRLSAHYDAEVSKSGLKTTQYSLLSQVKRLGPVRPVDLAGELKMTASTLSRNLQPLIAAGWIVQSAGADARSLLVALTPEGEAKWREAQHHWKTAQQKLNALLGVERVLALHQLIDESLELLGADDAADLQD, from the coding sequence ATGGACATCCAGACCAAGCCCCGCGGCTGCACGAGTTTCAAGGTGCGACAGCTCATGCGTCGCCTGTCGGCGCACTACGACGCCGAGGTGTCCAAGAGCGGTCTCAAGACCACGCAGTATTCGCTGCTCTCGCAAGTCAAGCGACTGGGCCCCGTTCGTCCGGTCGATCTGGCGGGCGAGCTCAAGATGACTGCGTCCACGTTGAGCCGCAACCTGCAGCCGTTGATCGCCGCCGGCTGGATCGTGCAAAGCGCCGGCGCCGATGCGCGCAGCCTCCTCGTGGCGCTCACGCCCGAGGGCGAGGCCAAGTGGCGCGAAGCCCAGCATCACTGGAAGACCGCGCAGCAGAAGCTCAATGCGCTGCTGGGCGTGGAGCGCGTGCTGGCGCTGCACCAGCTCATCGACGAATCGCTCGAACTGCTGGGCGCGGACGACGCCGCAGACCTGCAGGACTGA
- a CDS encoding PaaI family thioesterase, with translation MTQPTSQIDAWIAEERAIIDRLEGGPGPGLARPEQIAGKTGLEVMQAMLNGEIPYAAIAKTLDFTIVSVSKGVAIFQGTPLAQHLNPLGTIHGGWVATMLDSALGCSVHTMMPPGRGYTTAELSVNYVKGLTPKVQRVRAEGKVIHCGRQLATAEARLVGADGTLYAHATTTCLVFEIPAGR, from the coding sequence ATGACGCAACCCACCAGCCAGATCGACGCATGGATCGCCGAGGAACGGGCGATCATCGACCGCCTCGAGGGCGGCCCCGGCCCCGGACTCGCCCGCCCCGAGCAGATCGCCGGCAAGACCGGGCTCGAAGTCATGCAGGCGATGCTGAACGGCGAGATTCCCTATGCAGCCATCGCCAAGACGCTCGACTTCACGATCGTCTCGGTCAGCAAGGGCGTCGCCATCTTCCAGGGCACCCCGCTCGCACAGCACCTGAACCCGCTGGGCACCATCCACGGCGGCTGGGTCGCCACGATGCTCGATTCGGCCCTGGGCTGCTCGGTCCACACCATGATGCCGCCCGGCCGCGGCTACACGACCGCCGAACTGAGCGTGAACTACGTGAAGGGCCTTACGCCGAAGGTGCAGCGGGTGCGCGCCGAAGGCAAGGTGATCCATTGCGGCCGGCAACTCGCGACCGCCGAGGCCCGGCTCGTCGGCGCCGACGGCACGCTGTATGCGCATGCGACGACGACGTGCCTGGTGTTCGAGATTCCTGCGGGCCGCTGA
- a CDS encoding PAS domain-containing sensor histidine kinase: protein MSPPLPELADLFEEAPCGLLVTALDGTILKVNATFCGWVGFAREELVGLKRVQDLFTMGGRIFHQTHWAPALQLQGSLAEVKFEVRHRDGQGIPMILNARRRKREAGEFDEIAAFVAEDRNRYERELMSARKKADALLQVERDTQHLLRDRALFAEQMVGIVSHDLRNPLSAILMGIQLLGRTEGERQVRVLGHVRNSAERAQRLIEELLDFTQSRIGKGLSVKPGATDLHAIAAQAIDELMLAYPATRIVHLQSGPGACIADTDRLAQLIGNLVSNAVAYGHRGTPVTVRSETNGPKATVVVHNEGDPIPPDMLATVFEPMVRGATEGSSERSVGLGLFIVNEIAKAHGGAMEVTSSSVGGTVFTLQFPTHHQRAD, encoded by the coding sequence ATGAGCCCGCCCCTTCCCGAACTGGCCGACCTCTTCGAAGAAGCGCCTTGCGGCCTGCTGGTCACGGCGCTGGACGGCACGATCCTCAAGGTCAACGCCACCTTCTGCGGCTGGGTCGGCTTCGCACGCGAAGAGCTCGTCGGCCTGAAGCGCGTGCAAGACCTGTTCACGATGGGCGGCCGCATCTTCCATCAGACCCACTGGGCGCCGGCCCTGCAGCTTCAGGGCTCGCTGGCCGAGGTGAAGTTCGAGGTCCGGCATCGCGATGGCCAGGGCATTCCGATGATTCTCAACGCGCGTCGGCGCAAGCGCGAAGCGGGCGAATTCGACGAGATCGCCGCCTTCGTGGCGGAAGACCGCAACCGCTACGAGCGCGAGCTCATGAGCGCGCGCAAGAAGGCAGACGCCTTGCTGCAGGTGGAGCGCGACACGCAGCATCTGTTGAGAGACCGTGCGCTCTTCGCCGAGCAGATGGTGGGCATCGTGAGCCACGATCTGCGCAATCCGCTGTCGGCGATCCTCATGGGCATCCAGTTGCTGGGGCGGACGGAAGGCGAGCGCCAGGTTCGCGTGCTGGGCCATGTGCGCAACTCGGCCGAGCGCGCGCAGCGCCTGATCGAGGAACTGCTGGACTTCACCCAATCGCGCATCGGCAAGGGCTTGAGCGTGAAGCCGGGCGCCACCGACCTGCATGCGATCGCGGCGCAAGCGATCGACGAGTTGATGCTTGCCTATCCGGCGACAAGAATCGTTCATTTGCAGAGCGGACCGGGCGCGTGCATTGCCGATACGGATCGGCTGGCGCAGCTCATCGGCAACCTCGTGAGCAACGCCGTGGCCTACGGCCATCGCGGCACGCCCGTCACCGTGCGTTCGGAAACAAACGGGCCGAAAGCCACGGTGGTGGTGCACAACGAAGGCGACCCGATCCCGCCCGACATGCTCGCCACGGTGTTCGAGCCGATGGTGCGGGGCGCGACCGAAGGAAGTTCGGAGCGCAGCGTCGGCCTCGGCCTTTTCATCGTGAACGAGATCGCGAAGGCGCACGGCGGCGCGATGGAGGTGACGTCCTCTTCTGTCGGCGGCACCGTGTTCACGCTGCAATTTCCCACGCACCACCAGCGCGCTGACTAG
- a CDS encoding alpha/beta fold hydrolase, translated as MNIRQRNNVHVFGAGDRTMIFSHGFGCDQNMWRFMASKFAERFRVVTFDLVGSGQSDLGAYDKAKYASLQGYADDLLEIANEFATGPVMFVGHSVSAMIGVLADLKAPGTFAAHMMVGPSPCYINDGDYTGGFTREDIDSLLDTLESNYLGWASSMAPAIMGVPERPELGAELTASFCRTDPEIAKQFAKATFLSDNRQDVAKLQTPTLVIQSSEDLIAPLAVGEYMQRTLPNGTLRVVVNTGHCPHLSAPDASCEAIEDFLGALGQPLAQ; from the coding sequence GTGAACATCCGGCAACGCAACAACGTCCACGTCTTCGGCGCTGGAGATCGCACGATGATCTTTTCCCACGGATTCGGCTGCGACCAGAACATGTGGCGCTTCATGGCCTCGAAATTCGCCGAACGCTTTCGCGTGGTGACTTTCGACCTGGTCGGCTCCGGGCAATCGGACCTCGGTGCCTATGACAAGGCCAAATACGCGAGCCTCCAGGGCTACGCCGACGATCTGCTGGAAATCGCGAACGAGTTCGCGACCGGTCCCGTGATGTTCGTCGGCCACTCGGTGAGCGCCATGATCGGTGTCCTGGCCGACCTCAAGGCACCAGGCACCTTTGCCGCGCACATGATGGTCGGCCCGTCGCCGTGCTACATCAACGACGGCGACTACACCGGCGGCTTCACGCGCGAGGACATCGATTCGCTGCTCGACACGCTGGAGAGCAATTACCTGGGCTGGGCCTCCAGCATGGCGCCCGCGATCATGGGCGTGCCCGAGCGGCCCGAGCTGGGCGCCGAGCTCACCGCCAGCTTCTGCCGCACCGACCCCGAAATCGCCAAGCAGTTCGCCAAGGCCACCTTCCTGTCCGACAACCGCCAGGACGTGGCGAAGCTGCAGACGCCCACGCTCGTGATCCAGTCGTCCGAAGACCTGATCGCTCCCTTGGCCGTCGGCGAGTACATGCAGCGCACGCTGCCCAACGGCACCTTGCGGGTGGTGGTCAACACCGGGCATTGCCCTCACCTGAGCGCGCCCGACGCGAGCTGCGAAGCGATCGAGGATTTCCTCGGCGCGCTTGGCCAACCGCTCGCCCAATGA